From one Bifidobacterium sp. WK012_4_13 genomic stretch:
- a CDS encoding TrmH family RNA methyltransferase gives MREPNEVTKAAPASSEPSFRPIGVGPWNETHPSEPRPDDPDFSGFDPRFDSDLLDAGDHRNVLDQYRYWTVQAIKDDLDHKGRHGFEVAMENWTHDFNIGSMVRTANAFTAKTVHIVGPHKWNRKGALMTELYQHVEHSPSIESLVEAIRANDEREHAHTRIIAIDNVPGSVPIETYRFPERCLMIFGAEGPGLSQRALELADDVVYISQYGSVRSINAGAAAAVAMHAWIAQRAKPVFNL, from the coding sequence GTGAGAGAGCCCAACGAAGTCACCAAGGCAGCTCCGGCATCCAGTGAGCCAAGCTTCCGTCCCATCGGAGTCGGGCCTTGGAATGAAACGCATCCCAGCGAACCAAGACCAGACGATCCTGATTTTTCGGGGTTTGACCCGCGCTTTGACTCGGATCTGCTTGATGCAGGCGACCATCGCAACGTTCTGGATCAATATCGCTATTGGACCGTCCAGGCAATCAAGGATGACTTGGACCACAAGGGACGGCATGGCTTCGAAGTCGCCATGGAAAACTGGACGCACGATTTCAACATCGGCTCAATGGTCAGGACCGCCAACGCCTTCACGGCGAAAACCGTGCACATTGTCGGACCGCATAAATGGAATCGAAAAGGCGCGCTGATGACGGAGCTCTATCAGCATGTCGAGCACAGTCCCAGCATCGAAAGCCTTGTCGAAGCGATTCGGGCGAATGACGAGCGGGAGCATGCCCATACGCGGATCATTGCAATCGACAATGTGCCCGGTTCGGTTCCCATCGAGACATACCGCTTTCCAGAGCGCTGTCTCATGATCTTCGGCGCGGAAGGTCCTGGTCTGTCTCAAAGGGCGCTTGAGCTTGCCGATGATGTCGTATACATATCCCAATACGGCTCCGTTCGTTCGATAAATGCCGGCGCGGCGGCGGCAGTGGCCATGCATGCCTGGATCGCTCAGCGCGCGAAACCTGTCTTTAACCTATAG
- the gatA gene encoding Asp-tRNA(Asn)/Glu-tRNA(Gln) amidotransferase subunit GatA — MSQQENFRQDDLVRLSAAEMAEKIRNKQVSSRELVEAELRVIESAEPSIQAFLHVSKDEALAQADAFDTRNAAGDTEGLPELAGVPIAIKDMIVTKGIETTAASKILEGWVPPYDATVITKIKAAGMPILGKTNLDEFAQGSSTEHSAYTTTHNPWDTERVPGGSGGGSASAVASFEAPIALGTDTGGSIRQPGALTGTVGVKPTYGGVSRFGAIAMASSLDQIGPVSRTVLDSALLHELIGGYDEHDSTSIPKPLPSIVKAAREGQRMDLKGVKVGLIKEISGEGFQPGVQARFDEALKALQNMGAEVVEVSCPHLSYALGAYYIIMPSEVSSNLARYDGMRYGLRVMPPTGTDQTAANMMAATREAGFGDEVKRRIILGTYALSAGYYDAWYGSAQKVRTLIIRDYENAFKQCDVLVSPTSPSTAFKFGEKMNDPLTMYLEDVATIPANLAGVPAMSIPAGLSDDGLPVGFQFFAPQMRDDLMYRPAAALEAALDQARGGPMLQSMKTPWLESLAK; from the coding sequence ATGTCACAGCAAGAGAATTTCCGACAGGATGACCTGGTCAGACTGTCTGCAGCCGAGATGGCTGAAAAGATCAGGAACAAGCAGGTTTCCAGCCGCGAGCTCGTCGAGGCAGAGCTGAGGGTCATCGAATCTGCCGAGCCGAGCATTCAGGCTTTCCTGCATGTCTCCAAGGATGAGGCGTTGGCGCAGGCCGATGCCTTCGATACGAGGAACGCCGCCGGAGACACCGAAGGTCTGCCAGAGCTGGCCGGCGTGCCAATCGCAATCAAGGACATGATTGTTACCAAGGGCATCGAGACCACAGCGGCGTCGAAGATTCTCGAAGGCTGGGTTCCACCTTACGATGCAACGGTCATTACGAAGATCAAGGCTGCGGGAATGCCCATCCTGGGCAAGACGAACCTCGACGAATTCGCGCAGGGTTCATCTACCGAGCACAGTGCATACACCACAACCCACAACCCCTGGGATACCGAACGCGTCCCTGGCGGTTCCGGCGGTGGCTCGGCCTCGGCGGTCGCATCGTTCGAAGCTCCGATCGCCTTGGGAACGGACACTGGCGGCTCGATTCGTCAGCCTGGCGCACTCACTGGCACGGTCGGCGTCAAGCCCACCTATGGCGGCGTATCGCGCTTTGGCGCCATCGCCATGGCATCCTCACTTGACCAGATCGGTCCAGTATCACGCACGGTTCTCGATTCCGCGCTGCTCCATGAGCTCATCGGCGGATACGACGAGCATGATTCGACCTCCATTCCCAAGCCATTGCCCTCGATCGTGAAGGCTGCCCGAGAAGGGCAGAGGATGGACCTGAAGGGCGTGAAGGTCGGCCTCATCAAGGAGATCTCTGGCGAAGGATTCCAGCCTGGCGTTCAGGCACGATTTGACGAGGCATTGAAGGCATTGCAGAACATGGGTGCCGAGGTCGTCGAGGTTTCGTGCCCACATCTTTCGTATGCCCTTGGCGCGTATTACATCATCATGCCTTCCGAGGTCTCGAGCAACCTCGCCCGCTACGACGGCATGCGCTACGGTCTGCGAGTGATGCCACCGACTGGCACTGACCAGACGGCCGCCAACATGATGGCTGCGACCCGCGAGGCAGGCTTTGGAGACGAAGTCAAGCGTCGTATCATCCTGGGAACCTATGCGCTTTCCGCTGGCTATTACGATGCCTGGTATGGCTCGGCTCAGAAGGTCAGAACCCTGATAATTCGCGATTATGAGAACGCATTCAAGCAGTGTGACGTGCTGGTCTCGCCGACCAGTCCAAGCACTGCGTTCAAGTTCGGTGAGAAGATGAACGACCCCCTGACCATGTATCTTGAGGATGTCGCCACCATTCCCGCAAATCTTGCAGGCGTTCCAGCAATGTCCATTCCCGCGGGTCTGAGCGACGATGGACTTCCGGTCGGATTCCAGTTCTTCGCCCCCCAGATGCGCGATGACCTGATGTATAGGCCAGCCGCAGCGCTCGAGGCTGCACTCGATCAGGCCCGTGGCGGCCCGATGCTGCAATCCATGAAGACGCCGTGGCTCGAGAGTCTCGCAAAGTAA
- the gatC gene encoding Asp-tRNA(Asn)/Glu-tRNA(Gln) amidotransferase subunit GatC yields MPTFTREEIEHLGDLARIALTDEEVTRMQGQLNVIADAIAKVQEVASDDIPPTANPVPLEAYLRPDEAATPLTQKQALADAPATEDGMFVAPRIMGEE; encoded by the coding sequence ATGCCAACATTCACACGTGAAGAAATCGAGCATCTTGGTGATCTCGCCCGTATCGCGTTGACCGATGAAGAAGTCACGCGAATGCAAGGGCAATTGAATGTGATTGCCGATGCCATTGCAAAAGTCCAGGAAGTTGCTTCAGACGACATCCCACCAACAGCGAATCCCGTACCTCTCGAGGCCTATCTGCGCCCGGACGAGGCCGCTACTCCGCTGACCCAGAAGCAGGCTTTGGCGGATGCGCCTGCGACCGAGGATGGCATGTTCGTTGCACCGCGAATCATGGGTGAGGAGTGA